In Hevea brasiliensis isolate MT/VB/25A 57/8 chromosome 13, ASM3005281v1, whole genome shotgun sequence, a single genomic region encodes these proteins:
- the LOC110651017 gene encoding protein ACCELERATED CELL DEATH 6 produces MEICTYIGADLLEAAENGKLDPFKNYGAPLDSLLSPNKNTILHIYLSTLGERSTEFIEEILEIFPPLLLKVNVHGDTPLHIAARYGHADAAKVLIKQAKGSPRESGEGPREREMKAVRKMLRMTNKNKETALHEAARNERSLGVVEAIMIHEDPNEFKYSANNRGESPLYLAVKNRCKDIVFELLRNPKSRLLAYGGPTGKTALHEATMLHFGDEDFKDEGKRKKLLEKYRSMAKEKDQKERTEHYSGYTVYMMIDQLLEKWSNLAKETDEKGWTPLHYAAYTRNWLAVHVLLNKDKSTAYIADKYWKRTALHIAACRGFQYEMELIISECPDCCELTDSRGWNVIHYAVISKNDEVLKAVLQFSSLIYLLYGEDVKGNTPVHLYKTYHSRLPSFIKNAHEDNDMFKHWRTLHDQIQMEGDFKSENLAWMKDIGTGPLGKIEVQNIEGLKTKKNMIRKFEEAKDSYLVAAALIATVTFAAMFTLPGGYTSDENNLKKGTPILSGNSAFTAFMILDTIAMVLSTSCVFIHFILVMLGYLERYYWLIKCAFSFLFYAMVAMVIIFVTGAYVVLGPSFGYSICVFELSFFCFIFYSIISVTWSLFLSEDDDEEEVNSYRHQT; encoded by the exons ATGGAAATTTGCACATACATTGGTGCCGACTTACTGGAGGCGGCAGAAAATGGCAAACTTGATCCATTCAAAAATTATGGGGCACCTCTTGATAGCCTACTGTCCCCAAATAAAAACACAATATTGCATATCTACCTTAGCACTCTAGGTGAAAGATCCACCGAGTTTATAGAGGAAATACTTGAAATTTTTCCGCCGCTGTTATTGAAGGTCAATGTCCACGGTGATACTCCGTTGCACATTGCAGCAAGGTATGGGCATGCTGATGCGGCAAAAGTGCTAATCAAACAGGCAAAGGGCTCACCACGGGAAAGCGGAGAAGGGCCAAGAGAGAGGGAAATGAAAGCAGTAAGGAAGATGTTAAGgatgacaaataaaaataaagaaacggCCTTGCATGAGGCGGCACGAAATGAAAGAAGTCTGGGTGTTGTGGAAGCAATAATGATTCATGAAGATCCAAATGAATTTAAATATTCTGCCAATAATCGTGGGGAATCTCCTCTTTACCTAGCTGTTAAAAATAGATGTAAAGATATAGTTTTTGAACTATTAAGGAATCCCAAATCAAGGTTACTGGCTTATGGAGGTCCCACTGGTAAAACGGCATTACATGAGGCAACAATGTTGCACTTCGGAGATGAGGACTTCAAAGACGAAG GGAAGAGAAAGAAGCTATTGGAGAAATACAGATCCATGGCCAAAGAAAAGGACCAAAAAGAACGGACTGAACATTACTCTGGATATACTG TGTATATGATGATAGACCAGCTATTGGAGAAATGGAGTAACTTGGCCAAAGAAACAGATGAAAAAGGATGGACTCCACTTCACTATGCTGCGTACACAAGAAATTGGTTAGCGGTCCACGTGCTATTAAATAAGGATAAATCCACTGCTTACATCGCCGATAAATATTGGAAGAGGACTGCTCTTCACATTGCAGCCTGTCGAGGCTTCCAATACGAAATGGAATTGATTATTTCTGAATGCCCAGATTGCTGCGAACTCACTGACAGTAGAGGCTGGAATGTCATTCATTATGCAGTGATCAGTAAAAATGATGAAGTGCTAAAAGCAGTGCTTCAATTTTCATCATTGATTTATCTTTTATATGGAGAAGATGTTAAAGGAAATACGCCTGTCCATCTATACAAGACTTATCATTCTCGTTTGCCTTCTTTCATAAAAAATGCACATGAAGACAATGATATGTTCAAACATTGGAGAACATTGCACGATCAAATTCAAATGGAAGGAGACTTTAAG AGCGAAAATTTAGCATGGATGAAAGACATTGGCACTGGACCATTGGGGAAAATTGAAGTGCAAAACATAGAAGGGCTAAAGACAAAGAAAAATATGATACGTAAATTTGAAGAAGCCAAAGACTCTTATTTGGTAGCTGCAGCACTTATAGCAACAGTAACGTTTGCAGCGATGTTCACCTTACCAGGAGGTTATACAAGTGATGAAAACAATTTAAAGAAGGGGACTCCTATCTTAAGCGGAAATTCAGCTTTTACAGCATTTATGATATTAGACACTATAGCTATGGTTTTATCCACTTCTTGTGTCTTTATCCACTTTATACTAGTGATGTTAGGATATCTGGAAAGATACTATTGGTTAATAAAATGTGCCTTCAGCTTCCTCTTCTATGCTATGGTAGCAATGGTGATTATATTTGTGACAGGCGCTTATGTAGTTTTAGGACCTTCCTTTGGATATAGCATTTGTGTCTTCGAATTGAGCTTCTTCTGCTTCATATTTTATTCGATCATAAGCGTAACATGGAGTTTATTTCTTTCGGAGGACGATGATGAAGAAGAAGTTAATAGCTATAGACATCAAACATAA